DNA from Ignavibacteria bacterium:
CAATTTTTGAACCCTCACCTGCTCGGGTGATGATTGTTTTTATTTCGTGAGGCGTTAAGTTTTGTGCCTCATCAATTATGAAAAATATTCTCTGCAAGCTTCTTCCGCGAATGTAGCTTAAAGGTTCAATCACAAGCTTTTCATCTTTCAGCATCTGAGAAATTGCCTGATGATGTTTGTCATTTTCAGGATATTGGTCTTGGATTACTTTGAGGTTATCCCAAAGCGGTGTCATGTAAGGCGCGAGTTTGCTGTCAACATCACCGGGAAGATAGCCGATGTCCTTGTTGCTCAACGGAACGACGGGACGCGCGATATAAATCTGACGATATTGTTTTTTTACGTGAAGCGCTGATGCAAGAGCGAGTAAAGTTTTTCCTGTGCCCGCTTTTCCTGTCATTGAGACAAGTGGGATTTCGCTGTTGATTAAGGCATTGACGGCGAAAGTTTGTTCTGCATTACGCGGCATTATTCCATATACAGGAACCTTGTCAACTTTTTTTAATAAGTCATGAGATAAATCGGCATAAGCTAATACAGAACGACTCGAATTTCTTAGAATATAATATTTGTTTGCAATGATTTCCTGCTTATGTTTTTTGAAGGTTTTCGTAAGCGGAACTTCAAAAGGTGCATGATGTAAAGTTTGTAAAATATCATCATCAAAATTTTCAACTGTTTCTTTACCGCTATAAAGCTCTTCGATGTCGGGTATTCTGTCGGTTGTATAATCTTCGGCAGGAAGCCCAATTGCTTTTGCTTTCATGCGAAGGTTAACGTCTTTTGTAACAAGAATTACGGGACGCTTGCCTTCAAACTTATTTTTTACATCTAATGCAGTGCTTAAAATTCTATGGTCAGGATTATCTTCCTTAAAAATATTTTTTATATCTTCAGAAAGACCTTTTGAAATGGAGATGGAAACTTTGCCTTTGCCTCGTCCGAGTGAAACACCGCCATTAAATAAAGCAGAGCCGGTCATTGAATCGAGCGTGCGTGCAAACTCACGTGCGTTCAGGTTTATGACCTGGCTTCCGCGCTTGAAATGGTCAATTTCCTCTATCACGGTTATGGGAATTACGACATCATGCTCATCAAACTGGACGAGACAGCTTGAGTCGTGAAGGATAACGTTGGTATCTAATACAAAAACTTTTGCTTGTTTTTTTGCCAATCAGAAAAAAGTAATACGTTCTGCAAATCTATCAAAACATAAGGTATCAATCAACTGAATATTTCTCTACTACAAATACTTCCTTGGTTGATACTTTCTGAACAAAAATAATAAAGTTTGCGTGAGATAAATTTATAGCGTTATTAACAGTGTAGTTCAAAACAAAGTTTGCGGATTGCCCTGAAGAAATAGAGAACGGTTCGCCGCTAACAGGTGTTATGAAATTTCTTAAAACATTTTCAAATAATGTTTCTCCGTTCTGTCCGGTGAATGCAAGACTGTCTTCGGTTAATGCAACGTGAAGAACAATGCCATCCTGAGTGTTTCCCGAAAGCTGACCTACAGTTATATCCAGAGTTCCTGTTCTATTGGATGCATTAAAAGTATTGGTTGCGCTTACGCCATAAGAAGACGTTGTTGCAAGACGTTCGTTTATGAGATTTGTCCAGGTTCCAATGCTAAATTGTC
Protein-coding regions in this window:
- a CDS encoding PhoH family protein, with the protein product MAKKQAKVFVLDTNVILHDSSCLVQFDEHDVVIPITVIEEIDHFKRGSQVINLNAREFARTLDSMTGSALFNGGVSLGRGKGKVSISISKGLSEDIKNIFKEDNPDHRILSTALDVKNKFEGKRPVILVTKDVNLRMKAKAIGLPAEDYTTDRIPDIEELYSGKETVENFDDDILQTLHHAPFEVPLTKTFKKHKQEIIANKYYILRNSSRSVLAYADLSHDLLKKVDKVPVYGIMPRNAEQTFAVNALINSEIPLVSMTGKAGTGKTLLALASALHVKKQYRQIYIARPVVPLSNKDIGYLPGDVDSKLAPYMTPLWDNLKVIQDQYPENDKHHQAISQMLKDEKLVIEPLSYIRGRSLQRIFFIIDEAQNLTPHEIKTIITRAGEGSKIVFTGDIYQIDHPYLDSQSNGLSYLIEHFKGEKLYAHVNLVKGERSELAELASNLL
- a CDS encoding Omp28-related outer membrane protein, which codes for MNKLISFLLISILALSLTSCESNDSPLVVSPSNLTATNKVLVEIFTNTSCIPCVPANQFLDNIYNLQGVTINDTNVIIIRYHTALYPNDPFYLYNVSQNDARISYYNSASSNPRGFLRGTFMGQFSIGTWTNLINERLATTSSYGVSATNTFNASNRTGTLDITVGQLSGNTQDGIVLHVALTEDSLAFTGQNGETLFENVLRNFITPVSGEPFSISSGQSANFVLNYTVNNAINLSHANFIIFVQKVSTKEVFVVEKYSVD